The Triticum aestivum cultivar Chinese Spring chromosome 6D, IWGSC CS RefSeq v2.1, whole genome shotgun sequence genomic sequence TCTAGTATCTCATGATCATAACTGCAAGTGTCTCGCCAGATGATAATGACATCGTAACACCGAGTGGGCCCACAAAGTATCTCTCTTATCGTGAGAGGAGTAAATCCCAGTCTTGAACTATTGCTACCGATGCATACATTTCCGGTAAACCCGTAAGTCACCTTAATTCACATCCATTTACGGAGTGACATGTGGTAAACCCCAAAGTATCCATCTATCATGTTGGCATGCAATactcttatggtctaaggaaaaatGAAACATGTACAAGTAATATGAAGTATCGATAACATTTCTCAGTAATTCATAAGTTAGGTCGATTCAACTCTGCTGTTATAATGACAACTGTATTCTCTTATATTGATAGCATCTTTGTTACATCAACAATGCTCATGATCAAgaaaacaagatcatcatcaatacATGAGCTCCTATGCTATGTACGTCTACGGGCTGGACATACATGCCTTGTGCCAGACAGAATCAATCAagatgcttgcttgcttgcttctttCTTGCAGCTTTGCATGAGGGCATTCTAGTGATTTGATCTAGTAAATTTAAAACCAAGAATCGCCATGTCCAACACGTCACCGACTCGGCAACCAACATAACCCGACCCCGACTTGGTACAAATACCTCGTCCGGTTTACTCACGTAGACCCTTTCCTAAACACAATCTAAACAAAGTTATTAAGAAAACCATGTAGGCCTCTTGACCTACTATGTGACTACAACCTGGTTAACTACAACATTCACCTCCATGACCGTGTAGCTTTGTCTCGATTGCTTGCATTCCGACTTTCTTCTTCATCTCGATGAACTTCTGTCATCCGAGGAACTTGGTTATAATGTCGGCGTCCTTTGTGTTCACGTGTTGAACCTCGATCATCGCTTCCTCAATACACTCCCGAACAATATCCATCAACAACACTATGTTGAGTCTACGTTGATTTGTTGTAGTGTTGCTAAGATTATTTATAATAAACCTTTTTACTTATTATAGAACATTTCTTGAACATATTATCGTAATAATAATGGTATATTTCTATCATATTTTATCAAATTAATCACATATTAATGCAATGTTGAAATATAGTAAACGGTCTGTAGACCTCTTGTGTGTCTATCAAATGTGAAAACAGTTACATTTACTTATATTATTAGGATAATATTTTGTAGCAACAAATTTTTCATGGTTCTCAAATTTTGTTTGATACATTTCCCTAAAATCATATTCTGCAACCAGATTTATGATATATGCCATCATGCTTAAATTTAATTTGATACGTTGCTCTTTAGAATCATCACTCGATTGAACCTACCAAGATATTAGAAGCTAGAGTATACCTATATGTATTCAAGTGTGTTCCTTTATCTTTAGGGACTTGAGAGTACATTTCTAGTAAAATATCTTAACAAGATAGTCTAGAGTTTGTGCTAGTTCAGAAAAAATATCCCAACGTATTATGTGTTTATAAGTAGTTTGTCCATGAAATGTTAGCTCATTTCTTGTTCTTTTCATTTTCAAGTATGATATTCATGTACCATGATGTTCATATAGTTAtcatgcaaagtttttatgcttagTGCATGATACAAAACTTAATTTTGGACCACAAGCACACACAAGAGAATTATAACAACATCTAGGTCTGCAATATTTTTTCTGTTGCGTTTTCCTTTGTTTGACACCAATTTTCATAAATTTGTAAATGTATAATTGTATATCATCTTGTCTATACTAGTTTTACATTAACCATTAGCAAGATTATATAAGTTTTGTATATTTTTGTTTTTTGAGAACCAGTTTCAATGTTATCTTTTGATAAAAAGGTAATTTTTCTAAATCATTGAAGGTCCATCTTGCACATGTGGCCGAAGCGTACTGTTGTGCGTGTGTTTAATCCTACATGGAGGAAGTCGACCATAATATATACCCGAAGGATCAAAGATGCCCTACGTTTTGATGACGGGGGATGTGCGACTGGCAAATTTAATCTTTTTCTTAGATGCTTTTAAAGGCAAGTACAAAAATGTAAGctctctagatatgcaactaagtgataCACTATACAATGAGTTAGAACAAGCAAGCAAGCTACACAAGGCAACAATCGAGTAAGTAATAACAGAGTAAAGTTAGGATCAAGAGGCTACCGAATGGAATGTAGATGAAGTGTAATAATAAGTTCACACTCTCGAGGGAGTGTTAATCTCCGTTGGAGAGATAGGGAATAATGAATAATCACATGACAAATTGTAATGTGTGTGGGTCGTCTCATTAAACTCGGGCCGCTGCACTGAATCAAAGCTCAAATAGTACTCCTTCCTAGCTATTCGTCAGAATCGAAGCTACATTGTCTTGTTGCGGTTGAGTTCTATCGTAGATCTTCATATGACTCTAAATGACCTCTTCGGTGTGGGTCGGGTCGACGATTGTCTATGGTGAATTCGGAGTTGCTTGCTCCCGGTTTTAGGGATGTCGATGTGCCTACTTGGGGAGAAGTGGTGCCGATGAGGTACATGTGATTCCTCGGTAGGGCCCTCCTTAGAGAGAGATGTATGGGTTTAGCAGGTTGTGATAGTTTTCACTCGGTTTTATGTTAACTAACTGGGCAATTCTCACTTTTTATTTAAATGTATGAAGCAAATCTTTTGCCTTAGTTTAAAATAATTTTATCACATGCGTGCAATGTCTCCTTGAACCTGGGGGCTTATCACGCCAGCGCGAGATGTTGGTAATACTGTAATACGACATCCGTGCTTGAAATGCAAAAAAGTGCATGGTCAGATCAAACATACACCGCCACCACGGGGCTCAAATCCCTTCTAGTCATCCTTGCCGCCCTGATACGTCCTGCTCCGTTGGGCATACACCTCACCTTCCATGTGTTTGACAAAATGTCTGAGCTATTTTTAAGATTCTTTTGCTCATTTTTAGGCAAACAATAGATTCGTCGGATGATGATTCTGATtactaggagtttgatcattataTATTCAGAGAGTTTATCTATTCGCTTGTTTCAAACATTGATGACGAGGAAGATGCTGGCATATTGCGATGATCGTTCTCAACTTCAAGGGTTCCATAAAAGGTAGAATAGTTGTTGCCCGAGATAGGACAAGAGGCGCAAAGAGTCCCTACCGCGACTACATCCTTGTATTCCAtgcactagtacaaaacagggctttcgtcacagggcaatattcacattagtcccggttcagtcacgaaccgggactaatgtgagcattggtcccggttcgtgcggctaaggcattagtcccggttcacctgggccctttagtcccggttggtgccacgaaccgggactaaagggtgtgatgcccattagtaccggttggtggcaccaaccgggactaaaggactatcctttagtcccggttggtgccaccaaccggtactaatgggctttgaggcattagtaccggttcatggcacgaaccggtactaaagggcccatcaaactctacccccctctggaccgccttttcagttttagaaaaaacaaaagaaaatgatggaaatgtcaaaaaaataaaataaaataagtttcccatgtgatatgtggtctagttgttgggaaaattaacaaatatgaatttcgactttatttgcaaaatctctctggaatttcttaaaatgggcataacttttgcatacgaactcggatgaaaaagttttttatatgaaaaatcatctactcgaaaagttacatccgaatttaaccgggggaaccccgttaaacattttcaaaatcctcaaaaacctaacagaaaaaagatacggggcttttaagatctggagaggcaaaaaattcaaaaaattgcaaattgtggtcaaactaattattctagaatattagtgttactaaataattatttcagtttttttgaattttggtcaaatctggtcaaacagtggtcaaacaatggtcaaactaattatttcagaaatattagtgttactaaattttttttaaacaatagtttcaaactcaaacagtgaaatgtgtcacttcatgctcaagctaaatacCTGAGGGTTAATataattgacatcttactattgtcaggaaaacaacaagtgcagagtTGGAAACGAGGGAAAATAGAactcagaagttaagcgtgctaaggctggagtagtgagaggatgggtgaccgtccaggaagttagatgatttggaatgatgaggggtgattagaaattagaggataaattgagcagtgatgaggggtggtgattagagattagaggttaaaataattcagaaatttgaaaatcaaaaaaaaattcgcaaaaaaaaatttcaaaaaaaaatatcataaaatttccttaggtggagctccaggctgcgtccacgtggacggcctttagtcccggttcgtgtaagaaccgggactaaaggggggaggcattagtaacgactctttagtcccggttcaaaaaccgggactaaaggcccttaccaaccgggacaaaagcccccttttctactagtgatgagtTCTTTTTTTGGCGTTGCTTCAGGATGAGTAGTCGTTCGTTCTTGTGCATAGTGCATGCTATTAATAAATATGATCCATACTTCATGCCGTGGAAGGATTGTGGCGGACAACCGTAGCTCTCTCTTATGCATACATGCACGGTTgctctgaggatgcttgcatatggtaaAAATGCAGATGCTATTGATGAGTACGTCTGGATGGGGGAGAGCACATGCATTGAGGCCATGGAGAAATTTTCCTACGACGTGCTGAAGGTGTGTGGATCGGAGTACTCAAAAGAACCAAATCCAAGGATACAAAAAAGTTAATAGCAATTGGAGTAGCAAGGCGTTTCCAGGTATGCTCGGTTCAATCAAGCTGACAGCAGAAAGGCCACTATCATACTTGAAGAATATCAAATAACTTGtgtatttggcatgctttctttgtcATGACAGGTTCTCAGAAAGGCATCAATGTGTTTGAGTGATCTTTGTTGTTCAAGAAACTTTGTGATGGAGATACTCAGGCGTGCAATTACACCATCAACAGGCATCACTACAACAAGGTGTACTACCTTGCCGACGGTATCTATCGTCAGTGGGAAGCGTTTGTGAATACTATACCCAATACCCAACATAGAAAACGATGTCCCTttgcacaaatgcaagaagccgCTAGAAAGGATGTGAAGAGGGTATTTGGAGTGCTCCAAGCTCGACAGATATTGTTCGTGGAGCTGCAATGACGTGGGATCCAGAGACACTGTGATAGATGATGACATGTTGTGTAATCCTACATAACATGATTGCGGAGGATGGCGGCGCGGGGATAGCACAGATACGTGATTTTGAGAAGGCCAGAGTACATGTCCGCCTCCCGAAGAAAGATGCATAGCACATTGTGAACTTTCTAGAGATTCATTGACAACTTTAAGATACATAAGTGCACGCGCAACCACTCCTATCACGCATATGTGGACCACACCGGAAATAATTGAATTTTATGTTTGAATTATGCACTCTGAAGAAATCTTATGTTTAGGCTATGTATTTTTTCTATCTAGATATATTTTATTTATGTGCTATATTCATTGCTACGTGTAATCGTATACATGTGTTTGCATGGATTTGGGGATTTCAAAATGAGGGTAATAATTGCAACGATGGTCATATAGGGATGGGCGACTTATGTCCCAAGATGCCTCCACAGACGTACACGAGGTCATATTTGTCCGGTCCAATTAAGTAGGTTGTCGACTCCACATATACAAACAAAGGGTTTCAACATCAAAAGAAAAAGACATGGATCATTTCATGGGAAATGTTTAGTAGTACTTGTATGGAAATGGTATCGATTCATAAATGTTTAGTAGTACTTGTATGGAAATGGGAAATGTTTGTTCGAGTTTTGCTAGGGTTTACGCACTACAGAATATCGTCTATTCAGTGACAAAAATACCTGGTGACGAAGAATGAATTGTCACCTAAAATCATTTTCTGAGACGGTCAATCATCACCAGGTGTTTCCCTCTCCGCGCAGCGCCCTCGGCAACTTTGGTGACGTTCCAGGCTGATTTTTTGCGACGTATTCAGCCGCCATTAGGCATGTTCATAATCTGCGACGAGTCTTAGTGTCACAGTAGATGTGTCCTGCTCAGAAAGACGAGGTAACAGCGGCTCTCTGAAGATGCAGTATGGATCTCCCCGTCCAGCCCGTGTTTCGGTGGCGCGTTAGCATCGTCGGAGGGCATAAGGAGGTCCGTCTCCGGTGGGTCTTGCAGGACTCGGTTGACGGTTGTCTTTGATGTATCCGCTCGAACCTGGTCTTCGTTCGTCTACGTCAATGTGTCCTCAGGTTGGATACTTCCGATCCACGCCTCtgttcatcggcggcggttgttaTTTTGGTGCGCCGGTCCAGtgaggccttagcacgatgacttttcaactgtctactacaataaattTTGTCCGGCTTTGGTGACGTATGGGTGATGACggcggcacgccttcggctcgcttcagtacttgtagtcgtcgctaggtggtctacgggtCTAGATGTAATTATTATTACTATTTTTGATGTTCGTTGTACCATCAGGATTGATGATAAATAGATTTGAAGTTTTtccgcaaaaataaataaataatggaaATGGTAGCGCACTGGCCTACATTCAGAGTGAGCTGAGTATTTTTCTCCAGGTCAAAAGCAGAGTATAAGGTGAAAAGCAGAGTAGTCATCTCGATCAGCTGTTTGTTGCTGGCTGTTTGGGTTGCGTTGCATGAGCGGTTGGTTCTCCCGCGTATTCTTGTGCACTCCCGTGCCACGCGTCGTGCCGCCATTGGTGGCCCTGGATTAGGctccttccctcctctctctcacCCCGAGCCTCTCGCGGCCACCTCAGGCCTCACTCCTTCGGTTCCCTCCCCAGTTCTCTTCTCCCGACACTCCAAACCCCGCCATGGCGGAGCGGCTCGCGTCCTCGGCCTCCCTCCTCCCCAGCGCGGCCTCGCCTTCCTCGTCGacccgccgcgccgccgtcgcctccgggCTCCGCCTCCGCCCGTCGCCCTCGCGCTTCTCACAGGTCCGTCGGTCGGTTCTCTCCTCTTCCTGTATGTCCAGCAAGTTCGATTGGAACTACCGTTGCCGAGCTGCTCGCTTACCTGGTTCTACTCAACTGCGCAAGGAAGGCTGCGAGGAGAGTGCGCGGTGGCGCTGGCGCCGCCGGGGTGGTGCCACGGCTGCGGGTGGTGCGATGCATGGCGGCGTCGGAGGCCGCGCAGCTCAAGAGCGCGCGGGAGGACATCAAGGAGATCCTCAAAACCACCTACTGCCACCCTATCCTGGTACTGTTCAGCTCTACTCTCTAGGTTGCAAATCCATCATCGTATTCCTGCTAACAAACTGACATTATATTGCATTGCATACCCAAACTGAAACAGAACAAAGTTTGAGCGTTCAGAGCATCTCTATCAGACCCCTCAGAAAACatattactagtaccatttactgAATCAATAATTTAACTTGTCTCCCTCAAATGTTTTCTTCACTTGCCGATTTATGAGCGCAAAAGTAGGGAGGGACACGctcgtccgccgctgccgccgccggcgaAACTGGGGATTGGGTTGGTCGCCGGGCCGCTGCCTGGCACTGATCCCAACGGGCGACGACGAAAACAGTTGGTGCGCCACCCGTGCCACTGTTGTTTCTGGTCCGCGTGGCACTCGGCAGTGTCTTTTTTGATGGAGCAGGTGTTGTTCACCTGTGTGCTTTGCTTCTTCAATGTTTGGCATCATCGATGCTGTCAAAGGGAGTTGAGATGAGTACACAGGACCACATGATCAACGCTCGGATTAGTGTGCTAGCCTTGGATCGATTCACAGTTGTTGACAACAAGCAAAGTCTCGTGTGCGTCTGCGTGCACCAGCAGGCGGCATCGGTATTTGCCTTGTTTGTTTGTCAGTATTGTCTTATCAACAGCCGAAATGTAAAAGGGCACAACTctggaaaaaagaaaaggaaggctcCCAACGAAAgtacctgtgtgtgtgtgtgtgctctcAGATAGATGCAGGTACAAGCACAAGCGTGCTAAAAATCAAACAGCAACAAGGGGGAAGAGGTTCAGAGCCAGGATGGGAGAGGGAGTGCTGCTGGTGCCGGTTCCTCATCATTCCTCGATGCCGCCGTGCTCACTGCCTCCTCTGAGTATTTGTAGCTGCCCTCCTGGTAACTGTACCGAGTAGTAGTACAGGAGAGGCTCCCTAACACTTACAGGAGTGAAGGGTGCAATACCATTGATACCTGATGGAGACGAGCTCATCTACAGGCATAATTGCGATGCATGTCAATTCTGTCAGATGATACGAAACAAGTATCATCAATTCTAGGACACAAACCTAAAAATTCCCATCATCGTATACATGTCGTCACATATCACATGCAGGTGCTAAAACTTTCTATTATGTTCAGGTCCGTTTGGGATGGCATGATTCAGGTACATATGACAAAAATATCGAGGAGTGGCCGCAGAGAGGCGGAGCCGACGGAAGCTTACGATTTGATCCTGAGTTGAGTCATGGAGCCAATGCTGGTATTTTGTCAGACTAATTTTGAGCCTCAAACCTTTGTACCTTGCCAAGTGTAGGGTAGTAGCTAAACCACTTGGATGTCTTGTTGCCAGGTCTTACTAATGCTTTAAAGCTTATTCAACCAATCAAGGACAAATACCCCGGTATCACTTATGCGGATTTGTTCCAGTTGGCGAGTGCTACAGCAATTGAGGTTTGAGCCTTTCCTCTGCTGAATTATCTTACCAGGTCATTCTGAGAGATGCCCAGTAGATTCTATGCACGTACTAATTTCATTTGTCAATCTCATTCCAGGAAGCCGGTGGCCCGAAACTCCCGATGAAGTATGGGCGGGTAGATATCACAGCACCCGAGCAATGTCCACCTGAGGGGAGGCTTCCTGGTCAGTGTTTCTGACAAATTCATGATTTTAGGAGCGATGTCTTCTTCTGCGTTTAAATGTCTGAATTTGCAATTTGGGAGAGTACTTATCAAGGTGAATAAACTGACTGGTGTTAAATGTCCATGTTACCCAGATGCTGGCCCACGTTTACCTGCTGAACACCTTAGGGAGGTATTCTATAGGATGGGCCTTGATGACATGGTGTGGGACGATGCGAGGAACTTGAAAAAAAAAAACATGTCTGCTTGTGTGTTGCTGATAACTTGAGGTGTTTTGTGCAGGAAATTGTTGCATTGTCCGGAGCACATACACTTGGAAGGTCGCGCCCTGACAGGAGTGGCTGGGGAAAGCCAGAAACAAAATATACAGTATGTTCTTCAATTAGGAGTCAAAACTCAAAACCCAAATCATGCTATAAAAATCTTTGCAACCTTGTTCTTGCTTGATTCTTATTAGTTT encodes the following:
- the LOC123146328 gene encoding probable L-ascorbate peroxidase 8, chloroplastic isoform X2; amino-acid sequence: MAERLASSASLLPSAASPSSSTRRAAVASGLRLRPSPSRFSQAARRVRGGAGAAGVVPRLRVVRCMAASEAAQLKSAREDIKEILKTTYCHPILVRLGWHDSGTYDKNIEEWPQRGGADGSLRFDPELSHGANAGLTNALKLIQPIKDKYPGITYADLFQLASATAIEEAGGPKLPMKYGRVDITAPEQCPPEGRLPDAGPRLPAEHLREEIVALSGAHTLGRSRPDRSGWGKPETKYTKDGPGEPGGQSWTAEWLKFDNSYFKDIKEQRDQELLVLPTDAALFDDPSFKVYAEKYAEDQEAFFKDYAEAHAKLSNLGAKFDPPEGFSLDADKGAVATEEKAVADPAPTSDTNGAGPQPEPFVAAKYSYKKRELSDTMKQKIRAEYEGLGGSPNKPMKSNYFLNIMIVIAGLAFLTSLAGN
- the LOC123146328 gene encoding probable L-ascorbate peroxidase 8, chloroplastic isoform X1; protein product: MAERLASSASLLPSAASPSSSTRRAAVASGLRLRPSPSRFSQAARRVRGGAGAAGVVPRLRVVRCMAASEAAQLKSAREDIKEILKTTYCHPILVRLGWHDSGTYDKNIEEWPQRGGADGSLRFDPELSHGANAGLTNALKLIQPIKDKYPGITYADLFQLASATAIEEAGGPKLPMKYGRVDITAPEQCPPEGRLPDAGPRLPAEHLREVFYRMGLDDMEIVALSGAHTLGRSRPDRSGWGKPETKYTKDGPGEPGGQSWTAEWLKFDNSYFKDIKEQRDQELLVLPTDAALFDDPSFKVYAEKYAEDQEAFFKDYAEAHAKLSNLGAKFDPPEGFSLDADKGAVATEEKAVADPAPTSDTNGAGPQPEPFVAAKYSYKKRELSDTMKQKIRAEYEGLGGSPNKPMKSNYFLNIMIVIAGLAFLTSLAGN